A stretch of the uncultured Cohaesibacter sp. genome encodes the following:
- a CDS encoding NUDIX hydrolase, giving the protein MPDRFLPRKDHADPAITDSEIQYQGFVTLSKCKVRYTDQSGVVHHVTREIHDHGSAIAVLPVDRARRVALMVRQLRIGALANGEKDPMLLEVAAGLIDPGENPQQAALREAEEELGFAIRDLDHVTRYYASPGTLTETIDAFLASYTLDDRLHEGGGLEHEGEDIIVEEIALDELGEAALQGHLRDAKTILLIQHLMLAEPELFF; this is encoded by the coding sequence ATGCCCGACCGGTTCCTGCCGCGCAAGGATCACGCCGATCCTGCCATCACCGACAGCGAAATTCAGTATCAAGGGTTTGTCACCCTTTCCAAATGCAAGGTGCGCTATACGGATCAATCCGGCGTCGTTCATCATGTAACGCGCGAAATTCATGACCATGGCAGTGCCATTGCGGTCCTGCCGGTTGATCGCGCCCGCCGGGTGGCCTTGATGGTGCGTCAATTACGGATCGGCGCTCTGGCCAATGGCGAGAAAGACCCGATGCTGCTGGAGGTCGCCGCCGGTCTAATCGATCCAGGCGAAAATCCACAACAGGCCGCTCTGCGCGAAGCCGAAGAGGAATTGGGCTTTGCCATCCGGGATCTGGACCATGTTACCCGATATTATGCGTCACCGGGCACCTTGACCGAGACCATTGATGCCTTTCTTGCCAGTTATACGCTCGATGACCGCTTGCACGAAGGCGGGGGGCTGGAGCATGAAGGCGAGGATATCATCGTCGAGGAAATCGCCCTTGACGAGCTTGGCGAAGCCGCATTGCAAGGTCACTTGCGCGATGCCAAGACCATCCTGCTGATCCAGCATTTGATGCTCGCCGAGCCAGAACTGTTTTTCTGA
- a CDS encoding aldehyde dehydrogenase family protein has translation MTESLAQRACTIAQGKVWSNLIDGEAAPAVSGKVLDLICPSDGKVFCQIARSTKPDIDAAVAAARKAFEGRIWRGMTATQRGRCLSRLATLVDTHHEELAALESRDTGKPLRQADIDITMAARYFEFYGGAADKIMGNTIPMLDGFTALTLREPHGVVGSIVPWNYPAQIGARVIGAALAMGNCLVIKPAEEACLSILRMAELADEAGIPPGVLNVVTGHGEEAGSALSGHPDIDFLTFTGSPMVGTLVQKAAADNHVGTTLELGGKSPQILFEDADLEEAMPVVTNAIIQNAGQTCSAGSRLLVHQSLWDAVEEQLITRFNALVADRHDRDADLGPLISGGQAERIESFMQLAADRDIPVLAKGSVAADAPEGGFYAVPTLFGPVPNSHPVAQDEIFGPVLSMIPFQDEQQAIDLANGTPFGLVAGVWTRDAARSMRMARAVRAGQIFINGYGAGGGVELPFGGFKKSGHGREKGMASLLDMSALKTIIMKHG, from the coding sequence ATGACAGAGTCACTCGCACAAAGGGCCTGCACCATTGCCCAGGGCAAGGTCTGGTCCAACCTGATTGACGGAGAGGCCGCCCCTGCTGTCAGTGGCAAGGTGCTGGACCTTATCTGTCCTTCCGATGGCAAAGTCTTCTGCCAGATTGCCCGCTCCACCAAACCGGACATCGATGCCGCAGTCGCCGCTGCCCGCAAGGCCTTTGAGGGGCGGATATGGCGCGGCATGACCGCAACGCAGCGGGGGCGCTGCCTCTCCCGCCTCGCCACTCTGGTGGACACGCATCATGAGGAACTCGCCGCCCTTGAAAGCCGGGATACCGGCAAGCCTCTCCGGCAAGCTGATATCGACATCACAATGGCGGCCCGTTATTTCGAGTTTTACGGCGGCGCGGCTGACAAGATCATGGGCAATACCATCCCGATGCTGGATGGCTTCACTGCACTCACTCTGCGTGAACCCCATGGCGTGGTTGGCTCCATTGTGCCATGGAACTATCCCGCCCAGATTGGCGCCCGTGTCATCGGTGCGGCTCTGGCCATGGGCAATTGTCTGGTCATCAAACCTGCCGAGGAAGCGTGTCTGTCAATTCTGCGCATGGCTGAACTGGCCGATGAAGCAGGCATTCCGCCCGGTGTGCTGAATGTGGTCACCGGCCATGGTGAAGAGGCAGGCAGCGCCCTGTCGGGCCATCCCGATATCGATTTCCTTACATTCACCGGCTCCCCGATGGTTGGCACTCTGGTCCAGAAAGCTGCCGCTGACAATCATGTCGGCACAACCCTCGAACTTGGCGGCAAAAGCCCTCAAATCCTGTTTGAAGATGCCGATCTGGAAGAGGCGATGCCGGTGGTGACCAATGCGATCATCCAGAATGCCGGACAGACCTGTTCTGCCGGATCGCGCCTTCTGGTCCATCAAAGCTTGTGGGATGCGGTTGAGGAGCAACTGATCACCCGCTTTAACGCTCTGGTGGCCGATCGTCACGACCGGGATGCTGACCTTGGCCCGCTGATATCAGGGGGACAAGCCGAACGCATCGAAAGCTTCATGCAGCTCGCCGCCGACCGGGACATCCCGGTGTTGGCCAAGGGCTCGGTTGCGGCCGACGCGCCAGAAGGCGGCTTTTATGCGGTGCCAACCCTGTTTGGCCCTGTGCCAAACAGCCATCCTGTGGCGCAGGATGAGATTTTCGGCCCGGTCCTTTCGATGATTCCGTTCCAGGATGAGCAGCAAGCCATTGACCTTGCCAATGGCACTCCCTTCGGACTGGTTGCCGGTGTCTGGACGCGAGATGCTGCCCGGTCCATGCGGATGGCACGGGCCGTGCGCGCCGGTCAGATCTTCATAAATGGCTATGGGGCAGGCGGCGGGGTTGAACTGCCTTTTGGTGGTTTCAAGAAATCCGGCCATGGCCGCGAGAAAGGCATGGCCAGCCTGTTGGACATGTCGGCGCTCAAGACAATCATCATGAAACACGGCTAA
- a CDS encoding 3-keto-5-aminohexanoate cleavage protein, whose protein sequence is MFFGMPKPIALTYAANGVYRSKRDCLSLPIKPDELVSSACLAKEAGASLFSFSVRDSKGLTTCDLNTVLPVVSALKKSLDGGTALQLELDINPATGIDLATVEQLLAAGNLDALQLRLDQILPRDGDEADEERARALLDLCNDHGTGVQLALSQPSDIEWFYAFRQYGIIPDSCRALVFILGKDGEQPSSNANDLRPFLTMLDKLYLTSKVAWSAAAFGPSELTAQTAALSMGGHMVVGPAYNDRSDQGEAFNGPQDQVSPVQQVANLLGRTFASGFEARTLLFGPR, encoded by the coding sequence ATGTTTTTTGGTATGCCCAAGCCCATTGCTCTGACCTATGCAGCCAACGGGGTTTATCGCTCCAAGCGGGATTGCCTCTCCCTTCCCATCAAACCCGACGAACTCGTTTCCAGTGCCTGTCTGGCCAAGGAAGCCGGTGCATCGCTCTTTTCTTTCTCGGTACGGGACAGCAAGGGACTGACAACCTGTGATTTGAACACTGTACTACCAGTGGTCTCCGCTCTCAAAAAAAGCTTGGATGGTGGAACCGCTTTGCAGTTGGAGCTGGATATCAATCCGGCAACCGGCATTGACCTCGCGACCGTCGAGCAACTTTTGGCGGCGGGCAATCTTGATGCACTCCAACTCCGTCTTGACCAGATCCTGCCACGAGACGGGGATGAGGCGGATGAAGAGCGTGCCCGCGCGCTGCTTGACCTCTGCAATGACCATGGCACAGGCGTGCAACTCGCCCTCAGTCAGCCCAGCGACATTGAATGGTTCTATGCCTTCCGACAATATGGCATCATTCCGGACAGTTGTCGGGCTTTGGTGTTCATCCTTGGAAAGGATGGCGAACAACCATCGAGCAACGCAAATGATTTGCGCCCTTTTCTGACCATGCTCGACAAGCTTTACCTCACCAGTAAGGTAGCCTGGTCGGCGGCTGCCTTCGGACCATCGGAACTGACTGCCCAGACTGCAGCGCTCTCCATGGGAGGGCATATGGTTGTCGGGCCTGCCTATAATGACCGCTCTGATCAAGGAGAGGCTTTCAACGGGCCGCAAGATCAGGTAAGTCCGGTGCAACAAGTCGCCAACCTGCTTGGCCGCACCTTTGCTTCCGGCTTTGAGGCTCGAACCCTGTTGTTCGGGCCGCGCTGA
- a CDS encoding glucose 1-dehydrogenase, with the protein MTAKNGSNRLEGKVAIVTGAASGFGEGIARRFAAEGAKVIVADLNEEAARNVASDIGGVAVVVDVAQKDAVDRMVRAAEDLGGPDILINNAGFTHRNMPFMDVDEAMFDRIYDVNVKAIFLATRRVVPIMRQKGGGVIINTASTAGLRPRPGLVVYNSSKGAAISLTKSLAVELAPDKIRVNALCPVAGETGMLHLFMGEDTPQKRDLFKNSIPIGRLSTPEDMANAALYLASDEANFITGVALEVDGGRCI; encoded by the coding sequence ATGACAGCTAAAAATGGCTCAAATCGCCTGGAAGGCAAGGTTGCCATCGTCACGGGCGCGGCGTCCGGTTTTGGTGAAGGCATCGCACGGCGCTTTGCCGCCGAAGGGGCCAAAGTCATCGTTGCTGACCTCAATGAGGAAGCCGCCCGTAATGTGGCATCTGACATCGGTGGCGTTGCTGTGGTCGTCGATGTGGCACAAAAGGACGCGGTCGACCGGATGGTCAGAGCAGCTGAAGACCTAGGCGGGCCGGATATCCTGATCAACAATGCGGGCTTCACTCACCGCAACATGCCCTTTATGGATGTCGATGAGGCCATGTTTGATCGCATCTATGATGTCAATGTGAAGGCGATTTTTCTCGCCACCCGGCGCGTGGTGCCAATCATGCGACAAAAAGGGGGTGGGGTGATCATCAACACCGCCTCCACCGCCGGTCTGCGGCCTCGCCCCGGTCTGGTAGTCTATAACAGTTCGAAGGGGGCAGCCATTTCGCTGACCAAAAGTCTCGCCGTCGAGCTGGCTCCAGACAAGATTCGCGTCAATGCCCTCTGCCCGGTGGCAGGAGAGACGGGAATGTTGCATCTTTTCATGGGGGAGGACACCCCGCAGAAGCGTGATCTTTTCAAAAACTCGATCCCCATTGGACGCCTGTCAACGCCTGAAGATATGGCCAATGCAGCGCTTTATCTGGCGTCGGACGAAGCCAATTTCATCACCGGCGTTGCGCTGGAGGTGGATGGCGGTCGCTGCATTTAA